The following nucleotide sequence is from Rhodospirillales bacterium.
AGTTTTTCTTTTAGCATGAAGGTGACATGGGCCATCGGGACCTTGATGTGATAAGGAATCGATATGTCGTTGCGTTCTTGTTCCAGTTCTTTGTGGCGGTGAATGATTTGAATGTTGGAATGGTGCTGGATGTCTGATCCCAGTAAATCAAGCTTTTCAAGCGCTTGTTGTGGAATGGTGGTGCGATCGAAACTGTAAAGACCGACGGGATTGATTTCTGCGCGGCAGAGTACAGAGTTCCAGGCGTGTCCGTTGCATTGTCTGCATTGCATGGTGCCAACGGCTTTGCACATAGCGCATTGAACTTCACGGCTTTCGTGGCATTGGCTGCAACCGATCCGGCCGGTTCCGTTGCAGCGCATGCATTGTTGATTTTGGTTGTTTGGGCCGAGGATGTATTGGCGTCCACCACAAGTAGGGCAGGTTTCTGAGCCGCGTGCGTGGCAGCGTGGACACGGTTCCCGGCCTTTGCCATGACAACGCACACAGGTGATTTTGCCTTTGGAAGCGCAGGCACTGCAGGGTTCATGGGTGACAAAATCTTTATGCAAAAATGGAAGTTTTATCAGTATGTTTTTAAGACACAGTCCTTTATCAGGGCGCTCCAACACTGCGTCGCGGATGCGTTCAACGACATCAAGACTATGGGTGATTTTGTAGGTTTCTTTATTGACGGCTTCCTGAAAGGCGCCTGCATTGGCCACTAACGTCGGGCCAGTGATTTTTCCGGCCTGGCGCTTGATGGAGAGTTTGGTATCGAGCTTCATTTCGGTGATAGCCAGGAATTCAAGGGTTTCGCCGTCATAGGCGGTGATATCGACATCTTCGTTTTTTAAGCCGTTGCCTTTGATGGCTTCGCACATTTGAAGTAGGGCTTTGGTCTTGAGTTCAGGGTCAATTTCGGAATGATAGATGCGGGTGTTGAGCGCTTCGGAACCAGAGCCGGTTTTAGGTTGATCAGCAGGCGGGTTTTGTGGATATGGCGGCTCGTCGTTCATCTTTAACCCCTGTAGTTTTGCTTTATCTGTGTTAAAAGCTTGAAATCATAAGAGCATAAAAGATGGGATGAGATCAATGAAAGTGACTTTTGATATCGACTGCACACCGGAGGAAGCACGGAAATTTTTGGGTTTGCCGGATGTGGCGCCGTTGCAAGAGGCGATGATGGAGGAGCTGCAGGCCAAGATGCAGGAAAATGTTCAGGCAATGGACCCGGAAGCGATGATGAAAACGTGGTTTCCGGCCGCACTTCAGAATATGAGCGATATGCAGAAAATGTTCTGGGGCCAGATGGGTCTGAAGACAGGTGAGCCGGAATAAATGAGTGAGACGATTTTTGCATTGGCCAGTGGGCCGGGCCGGGCCGGCGTGGCGGTGATCCGGGTGTCGGGGCCGCAGAGTTGGGCGGGTTTGCAGGCGCTTTCGGGTCGGGCGGATTTTATCCCCCGAAAGGCGGCGCTGGTGGATTTAAAAAACGAAGATTCACGTGAAACGCTCGATAGAGCCCTTGTGTTGCCGTTTAAAGCACCGGCGAGCTATACGGGTGAAGATGTGGTGGAATATCATCTGCATGGCGGGCGGGCCGTGGTGGATGCGGTTTTGGCGGCGTTGGCTGGTCTTGATGGGCACCGGATGGCCGAACCGGGTGAATTTACCCGCCGGGCGTTTGAAAACGGCAAGATGGATTTGACTGAAGCCGAGGCGGTGGCTGATTTGATTGATGCCGAGACGCAGGCCCAGCGCTTACAGGCGCTCTTGCAGATGGGCGGCGTTCTGATGAACCTTTATGAGGGGTGGGCGGATCGGCTGAAGCGAGCTTTGGCGCATCTGGAGGCGGAGATTGAATTTCCAGATGAGGATTTACCGCAGGAAATAGCGCCGGAAATTACGGCGGATTTGAGCGCAATTTCGCAGGAAATGAGCGAACATTTGAATGATAACCGGCGCGGAGAACGGTTGCGTGACGGGATTCATGTGGCGGTGATTGGGGCACCGAATGTAGGGAAATCTTCGCTGGTTAATGTGTTGGCCCAGCGCGATGTGGCGATTATTTCCGAGATGGCCGGGACAACACGCGATGTTATCGAAGTGCATCTGGATCTGGGCGGATATCCGGTGATTTTGGCTGATACG
It contains:
- the mnmE gene encoding tRNA uridine-5-carboxymethylaminomethyl(34) synthesis GTPase MnmE — encoded protein: MSETIFALASGPGRAGVAVIRVSGPQSWAGLQALSGRADFIPRKAALVDLKNEDSRETLDRALVLPFKAPASYTGEDVVEYHLHGGRAVVDAVLAALAGLDGHRMAEPGEFTRRAFENGKMDLTEAEAVADLIDAETQAQRLQALLQMGGVLMNLYEGWADRLKRALAHLEAEIEFPDEDLPQEIAPEITADLSAISQEMSEHLNDNRRGERLRDGIHVAVIGAPNVGKSSLVNVLAQRDVAIISEMAGTTRDVIEVHLDLGGYPVILADTAGLRPDQIGAEGQEGIESEGIRRALLRAKTADITLLVFDANAPEVDAHTLALIDERAVLLENKTDKDGAKAQIEAALPISVETGEGLDALLGLLQEKIEGLIGRREAPALTRRRHRGCIEEAREALVRAQTAALPELMAEDVRLAVRALGRITGRVDVEDLLDVIFRDFCIGK